One window of the Nocardia huaxiensis genome contains the following:
- a CDS encoding sensor domain-containing diguanylate cyclase: MGAAELARRWAAMLDGSVAPTLTRAEVERLLTPVSADLIAAVRGTGDPAAARGAARALLAANYRDPLAVHRSVLVLCRDLVEAVCADPGCPDYGPVRDRAIEVAAEFAATFTAGLRTTALAEQEATISAAITAARDAEARRQLSEARFRAIFEGASVGIGTVDITTGRVVDVNNAMAEALGVPADSMPGRTVADILGPANMGAAFDHFQRLLSGEIDRFRMETLHTRPDQSTTVVDLSMTVVRDTTGHPRFLVGVTVDVTERKQLADRLWHDAHHDSLTGLPNRLLFFNRLTAATGQVGVCYLDLDGFKEINDQRGHTAGDQVLRDVAHRLRAALPPTGTAARLGGDEFIILLENCSSEEELAALSDTLLESLSAPFEVAGLSLPVGASIGTALVDTRSTAIDELMHVVDTAMYRNKATRHRR; the protein is encoded by the coding sequence GTGGGTGCAGCGGAGCTGGCGCGGCGCTGGGCAGCCATGCTCGACGGTTCCGTCGCGCCCACCCTCACCCGCGCCGAGGTCGAGCGGCTGCTGACGCCCGTCAGCGCCGATCTCATTGCGGCCGTTCGCGGCACCGGCGACCCGGCGGCCGCCCGCGGCGCCGCCAGGGCGCTGCTGGCCGCGAACTACCGCGACCCGCTGGCCGTGCACCGCTCCGTGCTGGTGTTGTGCCGGGATCTGGTGGAGGCCGTCTGCGCCGATCCCGGGTGCCCCGACTACGGGCCCGTCCGCGACCGCGCCATCGAGGTGGCAGCCGAGTTCGCCGCGACCTTCACCGCGGGCCTGCGCACGACGGCGCTCGCCGAACAGGAAGCGACCATCTCGGCCGCCATCACCGCGGCCCGCGACGCGGAGGCCCGCCGGCAGCTGTCCGAGGCCCGCTTCCGTGCCATCTTCGAAGGCGCGTCGGTGGGCATCGGCACCGTCGACATCACCACCGGCCGGGTGGTGGACGTGAACAATGCCATGGCCGAAGCACTCGGCGTCCCAGCCGATTCCATGCCCGGCCGCACCGTCGCCGACATTCTCGGCCCCGCCAATATGGGCGCGGCGTTCGACCATTTCCAACGCCTGCTATCGGGCGAGATCGACCGCTTCCGCATGGAGACCCTGCACACTCGCCCCGACCAGAGCACCACCGTCGTGGACCTGTCCATGACGGTGGTGCGAGACACCACCGGCCACCCCCGCTTCCTGGTGGGCGTCACCGTGGACGTCACCGAACGCAAACAGCTGGCCGACCGCCTCTGGCACGACGCCCACCACGACTCCCTGACGGGCCTGCCCAACCGCCTGCTGTTCTTCAACCGCCTCACCGCGGCCACCGGCCAGGTGGGTGTCTGCTACCTGGACCTGGACGGATTCAAGGAAATCAACGACCAGCGTGGCCACACCGCGGGCGACCAGGTCCTGCGAGACGTGGCCCACCGCCTCCGCGCCGCCCTCCCCCCGACCGGCACCGCCGCTCGCCTGGGCGGCGACGAGTTCATCATCCTCCTCGAAAACTGTTCCAGCGAGGAGGAATTGGCTGCCCTATCGGACACCCTGCTGGAATCCCTCTCCGCTCCCTTCGAAGTAGCAGGACTCTCGCTCCCCGTGGGCGCCAGCATCGGCACCGCACTGGTGGACACCCGCTCCACCGCCATCGACGAACTCATGCACGTGGTGGACACCGCGATGTACCGCAACAAGGCCACCCGCCACCGCCGCTGA
- a CDS encoding SAM-dependent methyltransferase, which produces MDRPAWAPEGVDMTQASPARMYDALLGGSHNFEIDRRAAEMGKSLVPDLPRVALSNRAFLRRAVRFLADAGVRQFLDVGSGIPTAGNVHEVAQEIDPSIRVLYVDIDPVAVAHARAILAGNDRATAVEADLRKPADLLERVRETGLIDFEQPVGVLMFAVLHLLGDEDRPGEVVSALHAAVPSGSWLALSHLTSSTRPEDAAKLGANAANESKIGIHFRAQDAITAFFDGWDLVEPGVVELPSWRPETGDDTYETQGRSLGLAGVARKG; this is translated from the coding sequence ATGGACAGACCGGCGTGGGCACCCGAGGGCGTGGATATGACCCAGGCGAGCCCGGCGCGCATGTACGACGCGCTGCTGGGCGGCTCGCACAATTTCGAGATCGACCGGCGGGCAGCGGAAATGGGGAAGTCCCTGGTCCCTGACCTGCCGCGGGTGGCGTTGAGCAATCGGGCGTTCCTGCGGCGGGCGGTGCGGTTCCTGGCGGACGCGGGCGTGCGGCAGTTCCTCGATGTGGGATCGGGCATTCCGACCGCGGGGAATGTGCACGAGGTGGCGCAGGAGATCGATCCGTCGATCCGGGTGCTCTACGTGGATATCGATCCGGTGGCGGTCGCGCACGCGCGGGCCATCCTGGCCGGCAACGACCGGGCCACCGCGGTGGAGGCCGATCTGCGCAAGCCCGCCGATCTGCTGGAGCGGGTGCGCGAGACCGGGCTCATCGATTTCGAGCAACCGGTCGGCGTGCTGATGTTCGCGGTGCTGCATCTGCTCGGTGACGAGGACCGGCCCGGCGAGGTCGTGTCGGCCCTGCACGCGGCGGTGCCGTCGGGCAGCTGGCTCGCGCTGTCGCATCTGACCTCCTCCACGCGTCCGGAGGATGCGGCGAAGCTCGGCGCGAACGCCGCCAATGAAAGCAAGATCGGTATTCACTTCCGCGCCCAGGACGCGATCACCGCCTTCTTCGACGGCTGGGATCTGGTGGAGCCGGGTGTGGTCGAGTTGCCGTCGTGGCGTCCGGAGACCGGCGACGACACCTACGAAACGCAAGGCCGTTCACTGGGTTTGGCGGGCGTCGCCCGGAAGGGCTGA
- a CDS encoding M50 family metallopeptidase — protein sequence MNTAEIVDRGSTIMERLTTTQTPPPWELVVGTGVLALLLVVFRPTWRILRNAVTVAHEGGHAFTALLTGRRLNSIRLHSDTSGLTVSSGKPYGLGMILTMAAGYPAPALLGLGYAALLGAHRITLMLWLTILLLAALLLKVRNLYGLLSVFVIGGVIFAVSWFGTDTAQSALAYLAAWFLLLAAVRPVLELQRNRAHEPNSDADQLARLTRIPGLLWVLLFGAIALCALVFGARLLLADVTGVCVPPLTHSTCAPSTP from the coding sequence GTGAATACCGCTGAGATCGTCGACCGCGGCAGCACCATCATGGAGAGGCTGACCACCACGCAGACGCCGCCGCCGTGGGAGCTGGTGGTGGGGACGGGTGTGCTCGCGCTGCTACTGGTGGTGTTCCGGCCGACGTGGCGGATTCTGCGCAATGCGGTGACGGTCGCGCACGAGGGCGGGCATGCGTTCACGGCGCTGCTGACGGGGCGGCGTCTCAACAGCATCCGATTGCATTCGGACACTTCCGGTCTCACGGTGTCGAGTGGGAAACCGTATGGGCTGGGCATGATTCTGACCATGGCGGCGGGTTATCCGGCGCCGGCGCTGCTGGGGCTGGGGTATGCGGCGCTGCTGGGGGCGCATCGGATCACGCTCATGCTGTGGTTGACGATTCTGCTGCTGGCGGCGCTGCTGCTGAAGGTGCGCAATCTGTACGGGTTGCTGTCGGTGTTCGTGATCGGGGGCGTGATCTTCGCGGTGTCGTGGTTCGGCACCGATACCGCGCAGTCGGCGCTGGCGTATCTGGCGGCGTGGTTCCTGTTGCTGGCGGCGGTGCGGCCGGTGCTGGAGTTGCAGCGCAATCGGGCGCACGAACCGAATTCGGATGCCGATCAGCTGGCTCGGCTCACGCGGATTCCGGGATTGCTGTGGGTGCTGTTGTTCGGGGCGATCGCACTGTGCGCGCTGGTGTTCGGGGCGCGGCTGCTGCTGGCGGATGTGACGGGGGTGTGCGTGCCGCCGCTGACGCACAGCACGTGCGCGCCGTCCACACCGTGA
- a CDS encoding 2-hydroxyacid dehydrogenase, producing the protein MTVTVLVPDEYGVAAVSRVEGARALRFTLGEPLPAGADEAEILVPGFLVGPHAVEMTWALPKLRYIQLLTAGAEHWVGRVPEGVLLSIARGAHGASTAEWAVTGLLSVYREFTGFAVAQREHRWTQHQTDTLQGKRILIVGAGDLAAQTRRMLEPFDTEVVVVGTHARGDIRGIGELPTLLGDFDAVILMVPVTSQTVGLVDAEFLSRMADGAILVNAARGPIVRTDDLLAELTRGRLRAILDVTDPEPLPADHPLWDAPGLLLTPHVGGSSRGSLERAWTVAISEIERYLGDEQPRNIVHGEY; encoded by the coding sequence ATGACGGTGACGGTGCTTGTTCCGGATGAGTACGGTGTCGCGGCGGTCTCGCGTGTCGAGGGGGCGCGGGCGCTGCGGTTCACCCTGGGTGAGCCGTTGCCCGCCGGGGCGGACGAGGCCGAGATTCTCGTGCCGGGGTTCCTGGTGGGACCGCACGCGGTCGAAATGACCTGGGCGCTGCCGAAATTGCGGTACATCCAGTTGCTCACCGCGGGGGCCGAGCACTGGGTGGGCAGGGTGCCCGAAGGGGTGCTGCTGTCCATCGCGCGGGGTGCGCACGGGGCCAGCACCGCCGAGTGGGCGGTGACCGGATTGCTGAGCGTGTATCGCGAGTTCACCGGTTTCGCGGTGGCGCAGCGGGAGCACCGCTGGACGCAGCATCAGACGGATACATTGCAGGGCAAGCGGATTCTGATCGTCGGCGCGGGTGATCTGGCGGCGCAGACGCGGCGCATGCTCGAGCCGTTCGACACCGAGGTGGTCGTGGTCGGCACGCATGCGCGCGGGGATATCCGCGGCATCGGCGAACTGCCCACGCTGCTGGGCGATTTCGATGCGGTGATCCTCATGGTGCCGGTGACCTCACAGACGGTCGGCCTGGTCGATGCGGAGTTCCTCTCGCGCATGGCCGACGGCGCGATCCTGGTGAATGCCGCGCGCGGGCCGATCGTGCGCACCGATGATCTGCTGGCCGAACTCACCAGGGGCCGGCTGCGCGCGATCCTCGATGTCACCGATCCCGAACCGCTGCCTGCCGATCATCCGCTCTGGGATGCCCCCGGCCTGCTGCTCACCCCGCATGTCGGCGGCAGCAGTCGCGGCAGCCTGGAACGCGCCTGGACCGTGGCCATCTCCGAAATCGAGCGGTATCTGGGCGACGAGCAGCCACGCAATATCGTGCACGGCGAATACTGA
- a CDS encoding DUF6131 family protein — translation MIVLGLILLVVGWLLGIPLLTTLGIIVLVIGLIFLLLGYAGRPIGGRRHYY, via the coding sequence ATGATCGTTCTCGGTTTGATCCTGCTCGTCGTCGGCTGGCTGCTCGGCATCCCGCTGCTCACCACCCTCGGCATCATCGTGCTCGTCATCGGCCTGATCTTCCTGCTGCTCGGCTACGCCGGGCGCCCGATCGGCGGCCGACGGCACTACTACTGA
- the ligD gene encoding non-homologous end-joining DNA ligase, whose translation MAAARRPVPAPMLAVAGAPPDGPGWAVEMKWDGVRVIAVREGGECALYGRSGKPAGPSYPELVQALKVLPGKGSLILDGEIVALDEHSAPSFGLLQRRMHVARPGAGLIAEVPVRMFAFDLLVQDDRDIMAEPYLERRRRLAELAFESPISAPPHWIGVEAEKLLKVAADHHLEGIVSKRTDSLYLPGRRSPAWIKTPLRANTEAVVAGWTPGAGGFGATFGSLVLGAHDETGGFVFIGLAGTGFTQAARRAIRAALDEIETSASPFADPPVEAAAAGWHWVQPILVGEIEYREFAGARLRMPSWKGLRTDKIPAEVQVPPTRGA comes from the coding sequence GTGGCCGCCGCCCGCCGCCCCGTTCCGGCGCCCATGCTGGCGGTCGCCGGAGCGCCGCCGGACGGGCCGGGCTGGGCGGTGGAGATGAAATGGGACGGGGTGCGCGTCATCGCTGTGCGCGAGGGCGGCGAGTGTGCGCTCTACGGCCGCAGCGGCAAGCCTGCGGGGCCCTCCTATCCGGAGCTGGTGCAGGCGCTGAAGGTATTGCCGGGCAAGGGATCTCTGATTCTCGACGGTGAGATCGTGGCGCTCGACGAGCACAGCGCGCCCTCCTTCGGGCTGTTGCAGCGCCGCATGCATGTGGCCCGTCCCGGCGCGGGGTTGATCGCCGAGGTGCCGGTGCGCATGTTCGCCTTCGATCTGCTCGTACAGGACGATCGCGACATCATGGCCGAGCCGTATCTCGAAAGGCGGCGGCGGCTGGCCGAGCTCGCCTTCGAATCCCCGATCTCGGCCCCGCCGCACTGGATCGGGGTGGAAGCTGAAAAGTTGCTGAAGGTCGCGGCGGATCATCACCTGGAAGGCATCGTTTCCAAACGAACCGATTCGCTGTACCTGCCCGGCCGCCGCTCCCCGGCCTGGATCAAAACGCCCCTGCGCGCCAATACCGAAGCCGTCGTCGCGGGCTGGACCCCCGGCGCCGGCGGCTTCGGAGCCACCTTCGGCTCCCTGGTCCTCGGCGCACACGACGAGACCGGCGGCTTCGTCTTCATCGGCCTGGCGGGCACCGGCTTCACCCAGGCCGCACGCCGTGCCATCCGCGCCGCCCTCGACGAAATCGAAACCTCGGCAAGCCCTTTCGCCGACCCGCCGGTCGAAGCCGCAGCGGCGGGCTGGCACTGGGTGCAGCCGATCCTGGTCGGAGAGATCGAGTATCGCGAATTCGCCGGTGCGCGCCTGCGCATGCCCAGCTGGAAAGGATTGCGTACAGACAAGATTCCTGCGGAAGTGCAAGTGCCGCCGACCCGTGGAGCCTGA
- a CDS encoding pyridoxamine 5'-phosphate oxidase family protein → MGGDGARKLRALSAVDSLKRLASAHYGRIVYSRRGLPIIRPVNHIVDDDTVVVRAHLGAGLLRGDGQVVAYEADSFDEHTRRGWSVIVTGVARVVTDLEQVRRYDSLLDPWITLATDHVIRIETDVVTGLELVDDGTDR, encoded by the coding sequence ATGGGCGGCGATGGGGCACGAAAGCTGCGCGCGCTTTCTGCTGTCGATTCACTGAAGCGACTCGCGAGCGCCCACTATGGCCGAATCGTGTACTCGCGCCGCGGACTTCCCATCATCCGGCCGGTCAATCACATTGTCGACGACGACACCGTGGTGGTGCGCGCCCACCTCGGCGCCGGTCTGCTGCGCGGCGACGGACAGGTCGTCGCCTACGAGGCCGACAGCTTCGACGAGCACACCCGGCGCGGCTGGAGCGTCATCGTCACCGGCGTCGCGCGCGTGGTCACCGACCTCGAACAGGTGCGCCGCTACGACTCCCTGCTGGACCCCTGGATCACCCTCGCCACCGACCACGTCATCCGCATCGAAACCGATGTCGTCACCGGGCTGGAACTGGTCGACGACGGCACCGATCGCTAG
- a CDS encoding amino acid permease — protein sequence MTASERQAPATPGAAPVDEGYSRGLSPRTIQMIAIGGAIGTGLFYGAGGAIEQAGPALILAYLAAGLAIFVIMRALGELLTYRPVTGSFAEYANEFLGRFAGFATGWTYWAVWVSTCMAEITVAGKYVQYWFDIPQWVTALVVLGIMFVANLVSVKLFGEGEFWFSAIKVVAILAMIVIGLGVLIFHFGHATNPTVTNLWADGGVFPNGFGQALMALQIVVFAYVGVELVGVTAGEARDPKNTLRKAINTLPFRIGLFYVGALIVIMSVSSWRNFHAGRSPFVEVFEQIGIPGAAAIINFVLLTAALSSCNSGIYSTGRMLRSLAQRDEAPAALGSMSSRHVPATGIAVSAAVMVIGVAVNYFSPEKAFNYVTSVSTMGIIFVWGVILVCHMLYRARVKAGQLPASDYRLPGAPVTSVLALAFLALVVVLLFFTEGGRTALVVGLVWGVLVCAGYPLLARKHATAAEKVS from the coding sequence ATGACAGCCTCTGAAAGGCAGGCACCGGCGACGCCGGGCGCGGCACCCGTGGACGAGGGCTACTCCCGGGGACTGTCGCCGCGCACCATCCAGATGATCGCCATCGGCGGCGCCATCGGCACCGGGCTGTTCTACGGCGCGGGCGGCGCCATCGAACAGGCGGGCCCGGCGCTCATCCTGGCCTATCTCGCGGCCGGTCTGGCCATCTTCGTCATCATGCGGGCGCTGGGTGAACTGCTCACCTATCGCCCGGTGACCGGCAGCTTCGCTGAATACGCCAATGAGTTCCTGGGCCGCTTCGCAGGCTTCGCGACCGGCTGGACGTACTGGGCGGTGTGGGTGAGCACCTGCATGGCCGAGATCACCGTGGCCGGCAAGTACGTGCAGTACTGGTTCGACATCCCGCAGTGGGTGACCGCGCTCGTGGTGCTGGGCATCATGTTCGTGGCCAACCTGGTGTCGGTGAAGCTCTTCGGCGAGGGCGAGTTCTGGTTCTCGGCCATCAAGGTGGTCGCGATCCTGGCCATGATCGTCATCGGCCTGGGCGTGCTCATCTTCCACTTCGGGCACGCCACCAACCCGACCGTCACCAACCTGTGGGCCGACGGCGGCGTCTTCCCCAACGGCTTCGGGCAGGCGCTCATGGCGCTGCAGATCGTGGTGTTCGCCTACGTCGGCGTGGAGCTGGTCGGCGTCACCGCGGGCGAGGCCCGCGACCCCAAGAACACCCTGCGCAAGGCGATCAACACCCTGCCCTTCCGCATCGGCCTGTTCTACGTGGGCGCGCTCATCGTCATCATGTCGGTGTCGAGCTGGCGGAACTTCCACGCCGGGCGCAGCCCCTTCGTGGAGGTGTTCGAGCAGATCGGCATTCCGGGCGCGGCGGCCATCATCAACTTCGTGCTGCTGACGGCGGCGCTGTCCTCCTGCAACTCCGGCATCTACTCCACCGGCCGCATGCTGCGCAGCCTCGCCCAGCGCGACGAGGCGCCCGCCGCCCTGGGTTCCATGAGCAGCCGGCACGTCCCCGCCACCGGCATCGCGGTGTCCGCGGCCGTCATGGTGATCGGCGTGGCGGTCAACTACTTCTCCCCGGAGAAGGCGTTCAACTACGTCACCTCGGTCTCCACCATGGGCATCATCTTCGTGTGGGGCGTGATCCTGGTGTGCCACATGCTCTACCGCGCCCGCGTCAAGGCCGGGCAGCTCCCCGCCAGCGACTACCGCCTCCCCGGCGCGCCGGTGACCAGCGTCCTGGCCCTGGCCTTCCTGGCCCTGGTCGTCGTGCTGCTGTTCTTCACCGAGGGCGGCCGCACAGCCCTCGTGGTCGGCCTGGTCTGGGGCGTCCTGGTCTGCGCGGGCTACCCGCTGCTGGCCCGCAAACATGCCACGGCGGCCGAAAAGGTCTCGTAG
- a CDS encoding hydroxysqualene dehydroxylase: MRDPRRYVVIGGGLAGLASAVWLAEAGKQVTLLERRGRLGGRTHALEVPPLHDLPDNGQHVIASGYDHLFRYLTSVGTRQYVAFPHRGVLRWPGGRTTIMGTKGFGALRALVGAHPEASAADRVRAAVATVRMGWECLNQPADLPELTTEQWFQRLGMPAKAREALWDWLALGIAAEPVRQESAKVFADVMATGIRLGVKHLRPVTIGYPTTDLDTLFVSGAQKVFDRCGVRVEHRAVARRILITDGAVTGVLLADGAVVPADAVVCAVPNSNIGGLLDELPEHDEIYSAADKLGYTPIVSTNLYLDRPLGTEGAMEALIGGAGVIDEVFDRQRMHGRRTENGWLYCLTTSGAYDQIHKPGHEVVDEQMALLRRYYPAARDAKVVHAQVVPMPRATFSQVVGTDGLRPGQRTSIPTLVLAGDWTRTDWSATMESAAQSAARAVDLLLALPARPAAAIS, translated from the coding sequence ATGAGAGACCCGCGACGGTATGTGGTGATCGGTGGTGGGCTTGCGGGCCTGGCGTCGGCGGTGTGGCTGGCCGAGGCAGGGAAGCAGGTGACGCTGCTGGAGCGGCGGGGGCGGCTCGGCGGGCGCACGCACGCGCTGGAAGTGCCTCCGCTGCATGATCTTCCGGACAACGGGCAGCACGTGATCGCCAGCGGGTACGACCACCTGTTCCGGTATCTGACCAGCGTGGGCACCCGGCAGTATGTGGCCTTCCCGCATCGCGGGGTGCTGCGGTGGCCGGGCGGGCGCACAACGATCATGGGCACCAAGGGGTTCGGTGCGCTGCGTGCCCTGGTGGGTGCGCATCCGGAGGCGAGCGCCGCCGACCGGGTGCGGGCCGCCGTCGCCACCGTGCGCATGGGGTGGGAGTGTTTGAACCAGCCCGCCGATCTGCCCGAGCTCACCACCGAGCAGTGGTTCCAGCGGCTCGGCATGCCCGCGAAAGCGCGTGAGGCGCTGTGGGATTGGCTGGCGCTCGGTATCGCCGCCGAACCGGTGCGCCAGGAGTCGGCCAAGGTGTTCGCCGATGTGATGGCGACCGGAATTCGCCTGGGCGTCAAGCATTTGCGGCCGGTCACCATCGGCTATCCCACCACCGATCTCGACACCCTGTTCGTCAGCGGTGCGCAGAAAGTGTTCGACCGCTGCGGGGTTCGGGTGGAACACCGGGCGGTGGCGCGGCGCATCCTCATCACCGATGGCGCCGTTACCGGTGTGCTGTTGGCCGACGGTGCTGTGGTGCCCGCCGACGCGGTGGTGTGCGCGGTGCCGAACTCGAATATCGGCGGCCTGCTCGACGAACTGCCCGAGCATGACGAGATTTATTCGGCCGCGGACAAATTGGGTTACACGCCGATCGTCAGCACCAACCTGTACCTGGACCGTCCGCTCGGCACCGAGGGCGCCATGGAGGCCCTCATCGGCGGCGCCGGCGTCATCGACGAGGTCTTCGATCGGCAGCGCATGCACGGTCGCCGCACCGAGAACGGCTGGCTCTACTGCCTCACCACCAGCGGCGCCTACGACCAGATCCACAAGCCCGGCCACGAGGTCGTCGATGAGCAGATGGCCCTGCTGCGCCGCTACTATCCGGCCGCGCGCGACGCGAAAGTGGTGCACGCCCAGGTGGTTCCGATGCCGCGCGCCACCTTCTCCCAGGTGGTCGGCACCGACGGTCTGCGCCCCGGACAGCGCACCTCGATACCCACCCTGGTGCTGGCGGGCGACTGGACCCGCACCGATTGGTCGGCCACCATGGAGAGCGCCGCCCAGAGCGCGGCGCGCGCCGTCGACCTGCTGCTAGCTTTGCCCGCCCGGCCGGCCGCCGCGATCTCGTGA
- a CDS encoding TetR family transcriptional regulator yields the protein MVARIVDAGQRVLITHGYDGASTNRIAEAAGISPGSLYQYFPNKDAVVAAVIERYTGEVADRVRARVLANLARDPEVAVPETISELLDALGNDRELLRAVVEQTPRLSAGTTVLAFEQQIGELALVALTMRAGLYFSQGLRPRTPGIGGAAPGPRYGAGVDFESASWMLVRVVEHLTIRYLLDGPPIPRERFVADISRLVLNYFREPPTRAERE from the coding sequence ATGGTGGCGCGAATCGTGGACGCGGGGCAGCGGGTGCTCATAACGCACGGGTACGACGGCGCTTCCACCAATCGGATCGCCGAAGCGGCGGGTATCAGCCCCGGCTCGCTGTACCAGTATTTCCCGAACAAGGACGCCGTGGTGGCGGCGGTGATCGAGCGCTACACCGGCGAGGTGGCGGACCGGGTGCGCGCGCGGGTGCTGGCGAATCTGGCGAGGGATCCGGAAGTGGCGGTGCCGGAGACCATTTCGGAACTCCTGGATGCTCTCGGCAATGACCGCGAGCTGCTGCGCGCGGTGGTGGAGCAGACGCCGCGGCTGTCCGCCGGGACGACGGTGCTCGCCTTCGAACAGCAGATCGGCGAGCTGGCGCTGGTGGCCTTGACCATGCGCGCGGGGCTGTATTTTTCCCAGGGGCTCCGCCCCCGGACCCCGGGAATCGGGGGCGCTGCCCCCGGCCCCCGTTACGGGGCGGGGGTGGATTTCGAGTCTGCCTCGTGGATGCTGGTGCGGGTGGTCGAGCATCTCACCATCCGGTATCTGCTGGACGGGCCGCCCATTCCGCGTGAACGCTTTGTCGCCGATATCAGCCGGTTGGTGCTCAATTACTTCCGGGAACCGCCGACGCGAGCCGAACGCGAATAG
- a CDS encoding oxygenase MpaB family protein: MVSYSATAREPHAEPVPLGPDSLTWKIFGSLYFAPTGLFLGMVQNMHPGLGAGVEFHSEIKDEFYQRVLRSAYPIVGVIFDGPRARQTAREIVGYHRTIKGVDAQGRRYSALDPGTFYWAHAVFFVQTLRAAELFMGGLSAAEREQLWREHYQWYEMYGVSMRVVPGSWPEFRRYWRDMCRTLEPTTAAWDVYHLTDTAPVPPFPVLRRIPEPLWEWMIRPAGARFYKFVTIGLCDPVIRETMGFTWTGRDQWLFDRLCRTLSAMNRVTPDEVKYFFPRIRAGRRRAAGKRADWMPPPEAPELLWPAPEHRDEPKHYCPVHADPGADAVTKFRQLTGF, from the coding sequence ATGGTGTCATACAGCGCAACGGCGCGCGAGCCCCATGCGGAACCGGTGCCGCTCGGCCCGGATTCCCTGACGTGGAAAATATTCGGGTCCCTCTATTTCGCCCCGACCGGATTGTTCCTGGGCATGGTGCAGAACATGCATCCCGGGCTCGGGGCGGGGGTGGAATTCCACTCCGAGATCAAAGACGAGTTCTATCAACGCGTTCTGCGGTCGGCGTATCCGATTGTCGGGGTGATCTTCGACGGCCCGCGCGCCCGGCAGACCGCGCGCGAGATCGTGGGCTACCACCGCACCATCAAAGGCGTGGACGCGCAGGGCCGGCGGTATTCCGCACTGGATCCCGGCACGTTCTATTGGGCGCATGCCGTGTTCTTCGTGCAAACCCTGCGTGCGGCCGAGCTTTTCATGGGCGGGCTGAGCGCGGCCGAACGCGAGCAGCTGTGGCGCGAGCACTACCAGTGGTACGAGATGTACGGCGTGAGCATGCGGGTGGTGCCGGGCAGCTGGCCCGAATTCCGGCGCTACTGGCGCGATATGTGCCGCACGCTCGAGCCCACCACCGCCGCCTGGGATGTCTACCACCTCACCGACACCGCGCCGGTGCCGCCGTTCCCGGTGCTGCGCCGCATTCCGGAGCCGCTGTGGGAGTGGATGATCCGGCCCGCGGGCGCGCGCTTCTACAAGTTCGTCACCATCGGACTGTGCGATCCCGTCATCCGCGAGACCATGGGTTTCACCTGGACCGGCCGTGATCAATGGCTGTTCGACCGCCTGTGCCGGACCCTGTCGGCTATGAATCGCGTGACCCCCGATGAGGTCAAATACTTCTTCCCGCGCATCCGCGCCGGCCGCCGCCGCGCCGCCGGGAAACGGGCCGACTGGATGCCGCCGCCAGAAGCGCCCGAATTGCTCTGGCCCGCACCGGAACACCGCGACGAACCCAAACACTACTGCCCGGTCCACGCCGATCCCGGCGCGGACGCGGTCACCAAATTCCGCCAACTGACAGGTTTCTGA